A window from Nevskiales bacterium encodes these proteins:
- the fur gene encoding ferric iron uptake transcriptional regulator, translating into MENQDLRKAGLKVTLPRLKILEILESSESRHLSAEEIYRQLLDSGEDIGLATVYRVLTQFEAASLVTRHHFEGGHAVFELAQGHHHDHMVDIESGKVIEFVSEEIERLQKQIADKHGYEIADHSLVLYVKPKKK; encoded by the coding sequence GTGGAAAACCAGGATTTGCGCAAGGCCGGGCTCAAGGTCACGCTGCCGCGCCTGAAGATCCTCGAGATCCTCGAATCGAGCGAGTCGCGCCACCTGAGCGCGGAGGAGATCTACCGCCAGCTGCTGGACTCGGGCGAGGACATCGGCCTGGCCACGGTGTACCGGGTGCTGACCCAGTTCGAGGCGGCAAGCCTCGTGACGCGCCATCATTTCGAGGGCGGGCACGCGGTGTTCGAGCTGGCGCAGGGGCACCACCACGATCATATGGTGGACATCGAGAGCGGCAAGGTGATCGAATTCGTCAGCGAGGAGATCGAGCGGCTGCAAAAGCAGATCGCCGACAAGCACGGCTACGAGATCGCCGACCACAGCCTGGTGCTGTACGTGAAGCCCAAGAAAAAGTGA
- a CDS encoding outer membrane protein assembly factor BamE, with product MSLLPALAACTVFRLPTLQGNVIEQKQVDQLEIGMTPDQVRFLLGSPLVQGSFDPNRWDYVYYYRSPRGQEVQRTLNLYFESGKLARIVGQAPPAGQSAGSETPTTAPEERPVDNTPLPDSGIGPDAQTKDSPINPP from the coding sequence TTGAGCCTGCTGCCCGCGCTGGCGGCCTGCACGGTGTTCCGCCTGCCGACGCTGCAAGGCAACGTGATCGAGCAGAAGCAGGTCGATCAGCTCGAGATCGGCATGACGCCGGACCAGGTACGTTTCCTGCTCGGCAGCCCGCTGGTCCAGGGCAGCTTCGACCCCAACCGCTGGGACTACGTGTACTACTACCGCAGCCCGCGCGGCCAGGAAGTGCAGCGCACGCTCAACCTCTACTTCGAGAGTGGCAAGCTCGCGCGCATCGTCGGCCAGGCGCCGCCCGCTGGACAGTCGGCCGGCAGCGAAACGCCGACCACCGCGCCGGAAGAGCGCCCGGTGGATAACACACCGCTGCCGGACAGCGGTATCGGCCCGGACGCGCAAACCAAGGACTCGCCGATCAACCCGCCTTGA
- a CDS encoding RnfH family protein — MAFLPALSGARRPAAGAAVFAGLLPAGRVSVAEDAVSAASTIRVEVVWALPERQVVVVLSLPAGSCVRDALHAARGEAGLVELGQGAAALGIFGRPVTAEQLLRDGDRVEIYRSLLADPKRRRRERAGGPGCGRSRR; from the coding sequence GTGGCGTTTCTGCCTGCGTTATCCGGCGCGCGTCGGCCTGCTGCTGGTGCTGCTGTATTCGCTGGGCTTCTTCCGGCTGGTCGAGTATCTGTGGCTGAGGACGCCGTAAGCGCTGCATCAACGATCCGGGTGGAGGTAGTCTGGGCCCTGCCGGAGCGGCAGGTCGTGGTCGTACTGTCGCTCCCGGCGGGCAGCTGCGTGCGGGACGCGCTGCACGCCGCGCGGGGGGAGGCGGGACTCGTGGAACTGGGGCAGGGCGCCGCCGCGCTGGGCATCTTTGGCCGCCCCGTCACGGCGGAACAGCTCCTGCGCGACGGCGACCGGGTGGAGATCTACCGGTCGCTGCTCGCCGACCCGAAGCGGCGGCGGCGCGAACGCGCCGGCGGCCCTGGCTGTGGTCGGAGCCGCCGCTGA